The proteins below come from a single Halostagnicola larsenii XH-48 genomic window:
- a CDS encoding redox-regulated ATPase YchF, which yields MLSIALAGKPNAGKSTFYTAATMAEVDVANYPFTTIDANRGVSYVRTDCPCLEREERCTSDNCEDGKRYVPIELLDVAGLVPGAHEGKGLGNQFLDELTNADVIVNVVDASGGTSETGEPVDIGEHDPLEDIDFVEEEMDLWLADIVDRNWESVERKSRSPDFDIDDALADMLTGFGATPTDVARTLREFEYPEDPIQWTDEHREALARDVRRRTKPIVVAANKIDVAPEENVERLLDLDKPVVPTTAEGELALRRAADAGLAAYDPGDETVEIGDDVSDAQREALEELSETMADWDGTGVQSALNYAVYDLLEYFTAYPVEDASKWSDGSGNVLPDAFLLPDGSTPVDLAYAVHSDIGDGYLHAVDAKSSREIADTHELEEGDVVKIVSTAS from the coding sequence ATGCTCTCGATCGCGCTTGCCGGAAAGCCAAACGCCGGCAAGTCCACGTTCTACACCGCGGCGACCATGGCGGAGGTCGACGTCGCTAACTACCCCTTTACGACCATCGACGCGAACCGGGGCGTGAGCTACGTTCGTACTGACTGCCCGTGTCTCGAGCGCGAGGAACGCTGTACGAGCGATAACTGCGAGGACGGCAAGCGCTACGTCCCGATCGAACTGCTCGACGTCGCCGGGCTGGTTCCGGGTGCCCACGAGGGCAAGGGACTGGGCAACCAGTTCCTCGACGAACTGACGAACGCGGATGTCATCGTCAACGTGGTCGACGCGTCGGGCGGCACCAGCGAAACGGGCGAACCCGTCGACATCGGCGAGCACGACCCGCTCGAGGACATCGACTTCGTCGAAGAGGAAATGGACCTCTGGCTGGCTGACATCGTCGACCGAAACTGGGAGTCCGTCGAGCGCAAATCGCGGTCTCCGGACTTCGACATCGACGACGCGCTCGCCGACATGCTCACGGGATTCGGCGCGACGCCGACTGACGTCGCCCGAACCCTCCGAGAGTTCGAGTACCCCGAAGACCCCATCCAGTGGACCGACGAACACCGGGAAGCCTTGGCTCGAGACGTTCGCCGGCGGACGAAACCGATCGTCGTCGCGGCCAACAAGATCGATGTCGCACCAGAAGAGAACGTCGAGCGCCTGCTCGACCTCGACAAGCCCGTCGTTCCGACGACCGCGGAGGGCGAACTCGCGCTCAGGCGGGCGGCCGACGCCGGACTCGCGGCGTACGACCCCGGCGACGAGACGGTCGAAATCGGCGACGACGTAAGCGATGCGCAGCGAGAGGCGCTCGAGGAACTTTCGGAGACGATGGCGGATTGGGACGGCACCGGCGTACAGAGCGCGCTGAACTACGCGGTTTACGACCTGCTCGAGTACTTCACGGCCTACCCCGTCGAGGACGCCTCGAAGTGGTCCGACGGGAGCGGAAACGTGTTGCCCGACGCGTTCTTGTTGCCCGACGGCTCGACGCCGGTCGACCTCGCGTACGCGGTCCACTCCGATATCGGCGACGGTTACCTCCACGCCGTCGACGCGAAATCGAGCCGGGAGATCGCCGACACGCACGAACTCGAGGAGGGCGACGTCGTCAAAATCGTCTCGACTGCGTCCTAG
- a CDS encoding UbiA family prenyltransferase, with protein MSLSRHGSGFEATARAYLSQVHPVFMLPPLAASVFGAILAREIHPALAAVHVLAIFSAVYTAHVKDGYVDFHKRGEDDDHPLTDRGCRLGLVASTAVFVGCCVLLWLLVGPIAVALTAPTWVIAYHHAPQLDTNPVTATTGYPLGIALAILGGFFVQTATLTPVVVAFALVFLTLLSGIKVIDDSQDYDYDRSIRKRTVAVVLGPKRATAVAYGLILTALFAVVGFAVARVFPPTAVLASLAFGVVALYARRSGPELATMLLVRGSYVFLAVLVAAVWFEPLASLS; from the coding sequence ATGTCACTGTCACGACATGGGTCCGGCTTCGAGGCGACCGCTCGAGCGTACCTCTCGCAAGTCCATCCCGTGTTCATGTTGCCGCCCCTCGCCGCCTCCGTGTTCGGTGCGATTCTCGCCCGGGAGATCCATCCGGCGCTTGCGGCGGTCCACGTCCTCGCGATATTTTCGGCGGTGTACACCGCGCACGTTAAAGACGGCTACGTCGACTTCCACAAGCGTGGCGAGGACGACGATCACCCGCTCACGGATCGGGGCTGTCGGCTCGGCCTCGTCGCCTCCACGGCGGTGTTCGTCGGGTGTTGCGTGCTCCTGTGGCTGCTGGTCGGCCCGATAGCCGTCGCGCTCACCGCACCGACGTGGGTGATCGCGTACCACCACGCGCCCCAACTCGATACGAACCCCGTGACGGCGACGACCGGCTACCCGCTGGGTATCGCCCTCGCCATCCTCGGCGGCTTTTTCGTCCAGACCGCGACGCTCACTCCCGTCGTCGTCGCGTTCGCGCTCGTCTTCCTCACGCTTCTGTCGGGAATCAAGGTGATCGACGACTCGCAGGATTACGACTACGATCGCTCGATTCGAAAGCGAACCGTCGCCGTCGTGCTCGGTCCGAAACGCGCGACCGCCGTCGCGTACGGGCTGATACTGACGGCCCTGTTCGCCGTCGTCGGCTTCGCCGTCGCTCGAGTGTTTCCGCCGACCGCCGTCCTGGCTTCGCTCGCGTTCGGCGTCGTCGCGCTCTACGCTCGCCGAAGCGGGCCGGAACTCGCGACCATGCTCCTCGTTCGGGGTTCCTACGTCTTCCTCGCCGTCCTCGTGGCCGCGGTCTGGTTCGAACCCCTCGCCTCGCTCAGTTGA
- a CDS encoding thiol-disulfide oxidoreductase DCC family protein, whose amino-acid sequence MSEEIPDDGPIVLFDGVCTLCNEFVQFILPRDSEGRFYFASLQSNVGQRLLADHDLPTDELESVVLIDGEDAYVKSGAVIRIATLLGGFYRLLWPLYYLPRRLRDFAYDFVADRRYRWFGKKDRCKMPETDGTTQARFLE is encoded by the coding sequence ATGAGCGAGGAGATTCCAGACGACGGCCCGATCGTGCTCTTCGACGGCGTCTGTACTCTCTGCAACGAATTCGTTCAGTTTATCCTGCCTCGAGATTCCGAGGGGCGGTTTTACTTCGCGTCGCTGCAGTCGAACGTGGGCCAGCGTCTGCTCGCCGACCACGACCTGCCGACGGACGAACTCGAGTCCGTGGTGTTGATCGACGGCGAGGACGCCTACGTGAAATCGGGAGCCGTCATCCGAATCGCAACGCTTCTCGGTGGCTTCTACCGACTCCTGTGGCCGCTTTACTACCTGCCGCGACGGCTTCGGGATTTCGCGTACGATTTCGTCGCGGATCGGCGCTACCGCTGGTTCGGGAAAAAAGATCGATGCAAGATGCCGGAGACCGACGGAACCACGCAGGCTCGATTCCTCGAGTGA
- a CDS encoding DUF2267 domain-containing protein: MQYEEFTGEVQHRAQLDSREAALSISRATLTTLSERIQPGEASNLAAQLPDELARFLERVDDVERFGFDEFVDRVDDRDELGEDDPSEAAFHAQVVVDVLAEAVEEGALEDVRAQLPADDGYDALFEIAESEKSPA; this comes from the coding sequence ATGCAGTACGAAGAATTCACCGGGGAGGTACAACACCGCGCCCAACTCGACTCTCGAGAGGCTGCACTGAGTATTTCGAGAGCGACGCTCACGACGCTCTCTGAGCGGATCCAACCCGGCGAGGCATCGAACCTAGCCGCACAGCTTCCGGACGAACTCGCTCGATTCCTCGAGCGGGTCGACGACGTGGAACGATTCGGCTTCGACGAGTTCGTCGACCGCGTCGACGACCGCGACGAGCTCGGCGAGGACGATCCGTCGGAAGCGGCGTTTCACGCGCAGGTCGTGGTCGATGTCCTCGCAGAGGCGGTCGAGGAAGGAGCGCTCGAGGACGTTCGCGCGCAACTCCCGGCGGACGACGGATACGACGCGCTCTTCGAAATCGCAGAGAGCGAAAAGAGTCCCGCCTAG
- a CDS encoding ferredoxin--NADP reductase yields the protein MDGTPVRVESVRDVGPGTVAIELEAPPSFDPRPGQFVLLRAAPDGEELARHYTLSSPTAADTFEITVGIDPDGDLSPWLADLEGGETVHIEGPMGAITYDGSTDVVAVAGGPGVGPAVAIAEAAHENGKDAAVVYQDDQPAHRDRLEALEADGAPVSIVDADATDALEKTVADHLDDGQFYVFGFSEFVTTVADSIDDAGGDSDDALIENFG from the coding sequence ATGGATGGAACTCCAGTCCGCGTCGAGTCGGTTCGTGACGTCGGACCCGGAACGGTCGCGATAGAACTCGAGGCACCCCCGTCGTTCGACCCCCGGCCCGGACAGTTCGTTCTCCTCCGGGCGGCACCCGACGGTGAGGAACTCGCACGCCACTACACGCTCTCGTCGCCGACGGCCGCCGACACGTTTGAAATCACGGTCGGTATCGACCCCGACGGTGATCTCTCGCCGTGGCTCGCAGACCTCGAGGGCGGGGAGACGGTTCACATCGAAGGGCCGATGGGAGCTATCACCTACGACGGGTCGACCGATGTCGTCGCGGTCGCGGGCGGTCCCGGCGTCGGCCCCGCGGTCGCAATCGCCGAAGCCGCACACGAAAACGGGAAGGACGCCGCCGTCGTCTACCAGGACGACCAGCCGGCTCATCGAGACCGACTCGAGGCGCTCGAGGCGGACGGTGCGCCGGTTAGCATCGTCGATGCGGACGCCACCGATGCGCTCGAAAAAACGGTAGCGGACCACCTCGATGACGGGCAGTTCTACGTTTTCGGGTTTAGTGAGTTCGTAACGACCGTCGCCGACAGTATCGACGACGCGGGCGGTGACTCGGACGATGCGTTGATCGAGAACTTCGGATAG
- a CDS encoding helix-turn-helix domain-containing protein yields the protein MTTVVELGVPAERLGLAETFDRVPTFEFLINGLIGDGPPLVYVSGPDRERVESALEADPSVDVIASMDDASDGQWLLRLEFNQGIQTFQRIVSENDGAILEASGQDGRWSIKLLFHERADVSDCHSSFERHDFGVTVTRVSPMDDPANGQTPLTETQYETILKAHELGYFDVPRQVTLEELASELGISHQALSERLRRSHSALVSAELSNRMAPVGLDP from the coding sequence ATGACTACAGTCGTGGAACTCGGAGTGCCGGCCGAACGCCTCGGACTCGCTGAAACGTTCGATCGCGTCCCGACATTCGAGTTTCTGATAAACGGTCTCATCGGCGACGGACCGCCGCTCGTCTACGTTTCGGGACCCGACCGGGAGCGAGTTGAATCAGCGCTCGAGGCGGACCCATCCGTCGACGTGATCGCGTCGATGGACGATGCGAGCGACGGCCAATGGTTGCTCCGACTCGAGTTCAATCAGGGGATACAGACGTTCCAGCGGATCGTCTCGGAGAACGACGGCGCGATTCTCGAGGCGAGCGGGCAGGACGGGCGATGGTCCATCAAGTTGCTCTTTCACGAACGCGCGGACGTATCCGACTGTCACTCGTCGTTCGAACGACACGACTTCGGGGTCACAGTCACACGGGTCAGCCCGATGGACGACCCGGCGAACGGCCAGACGCCGCTGACGGAGACCCAGTACGAGACGATTCTGAAGGCACACGAACTCGGCTATTTCGACGTTCCACGGCAGGTCACGCTCGAGGAACTGGCATCGGAGCTAGGTATCTCACATCAGGCGCTCTCCGAACGGTTACGCCGGAGTCACTCGGCTCTGGTGAGCGCCGAACTGTCCAATCGAATGGCACCGGTTGGGCTCGACCCCTGA
- a CDS encoding 2-oxoacid:acceptor oxidoreductase subunit alpha produces MAEDLNWAIGGEAGDGIDSTGKIFAQALSRAGRHVFTSKDFASRIRGGYTAYKIRTSVDQVQSVVDRLDILVALTQRTIDENLDELHDGSAIIYDGERSWEAEIPENTTPVDVPLKSLAEDAGGAIMRNIVALGAACEITNFDVEYLDESLEKRFGGKGSKIVENNKKAARLGQEYVRENYDFDELGYDLETTDEDYVLLNGNEAIGMGAIAAGCRFYAGYPITPATSIMEYLTGRIEDYGGHVVQAEDELSAINMALGGARAGARAMTATSGAGIDLMTETFGLVATSETPLVICDVQRSGPSTGMPTKQEQGDLNMALYAGHGEVPRFVVTPTTITECFWKTVEAFNLAEKYQTPVFLVSDLAMSVTEQTFPPEAFDMDDVEIDRGKLVEQDEVDEWLDEEGRFRAHAVTDDGVSPRAKPGTIDGAHMSTGLEHDELGRRTEEEGERVEQVDKRNRKVETAKEREEWSYREFGDSDSDNLIISWGSNEGALVEALEYLEEEGTSVRVISVPYIFPRPDLTEEIEAADDTIVVECNATGQFADVLEHDTLTRVKRINKYTGVRFKADELATEITDKLAEEVPAQ; encoded by the coding sequence ATGGCTGAGGACCTTAATTGGGCAATCGGAGGTGAGGCCGGGGACGGGATCGACTCCACCGGGAAGATCTTCGCTCAGGCACTCTCAAGGGCAGGACGGCACGTGTTCACATCCAAAGACTTCGCGTCGCGAATCCGCGGCGGCTACACCGCCTACAAGATCCGAACATCGGTCGATCAGGTACAGAGCGTCGTCGATCGGCTCGACATCCTGGTCGCGCTGACCCAGCGAACGATCGACGAAAACCTTGACGAGCTCCACGACGGGAGCGCGATCATTTACGACGGCGAACGTTCCTGGGAGGCCGAGATTCCCGAGAACACCACGCCCGTCGACGTTCCCCTGAAATCGCTCGCCGAAGACGCCGGGGGAGCGATCATGCGCAACATCGTCGCGCTCGGTGCGGCGTGTGAAATAACCAACTTCGACGTCGAATACCTCGACGAATCCCTCGAGAAACGCTTCGGCGGCAAGGGGTCGAAGATCGTCGAGAACAACAAGAAAGCCGCCCGACTCGGGCAGGAGTACGTTCGCGAGAACTACGACTTCGACGAGCTCGGGTACGACCTTGAGACGACCGACGAGGACTACGTCCTGCTGAACGGGAACGAGGCGATCGGCATGGGTGCGATCGCCGCCGGCTGTCGGTTCTACGCCGGCTATCCGATCACGCCCGCGACATCGATCATGGAGTACCTGACGGGCCGGATCGAAGACTACGGCGGCCACGTCGTGCAGGCCGAGGACGAACTCTCTGCGATCAACATGGCACTCGGGGGCGCACGAGCCGGCGCTCGAGCGATGACCGCGACATCCGGTGCAGGGATCGACCTCATGACCGAGACCTTCGGACTCGTCGCCACCAGCGAGACGCCGCTGGTCATCTGTGACGTCCAGCGCTCGGGTCCCTCGACCGGGATGCCAACGAAGCAAGAACAGGGAGACCTCAACATGGCGCTGTACGCCGGTCACGGCGAGGTCCCTCGGTTCGTCGTCACGCCGACGACGATCACCGAGTGCTTCTGGAAGACCGTTGAGGCGTTCAACCTGGCGGAGAAGTATCAGACGCCCGTCTTCCTCGTCTCCGACCTCGCGATGTCGGTGACCGAGCAGACGTTCCCGCCGGAAGCGTTCGACATGGACGACGTCGAAATCGACCGCGGCAAACTCGTCGAGCAAGACGAGGTCGACGAATGGCTCGACGAAGAGGGCCGGTTCCGCGCACACGCCGTCACCGACGACGGCGTCAGCCCGCGTGCCAAACCCGGCACGATCGACGGCGCACACATGTCCACCGGCCTCGAGCACGACGAACTCGGTCGCCGAACCGAAGAAGAAGGCGAACGCGTCGAGCAGGTCGACAAGCGAAACCGCAAGGTCGAGACCGCGAAGGAACGCGAGGAGTGGAGCTACCGGGAGTTCGGCGACTCGGACTCGGACAACCTGATCATCTCGTGGGGCTCGAACGAAGGTGCGCTCGTCGAGGCGCTCGAGTACCTCGAGGAAGAGGGAACGAGCGTTCGGGTCATCTCCGTCCCGTACATCTTCCCGCGGCCCGACCTGACCGAGGAGATCGAGGCGGCCGACGATACGATCGTCGTCGAGTGTAACGCGACGGGGCAGTTCGCGGACGTGCTCGAGCACGATACCCTTACCCGCGTCAAGCGGATAAACAAGTACACGGGCGTGCGCTTCAAAGCGGACGAACTCGCGACAGAGATCACCGATAAACTCGCAGAGGAGGTTCCAGCACAATGA
- a CDS encoding universal stress protein — MIAHFEYREHAHGKRKKQIARAQASPSYLAEPADYPGTMYETVLIPTDGSDESRAAIDHGIALADQLGASVHGISIVPEGPHSAMKRDELRAEPEEEARESNQLVETAAERAGIDVTTGVREGVPQEAILEYATEIDADMIVIGTVGRTGLDHVLLGSVAEEVVRNSPIPVVTVRPTE, encoded by the coding sequence ATGATCGCACACTTTGAATACCGCGAACACGCGCACGGAAAACGCAAAAAACAGATCGCACGCGCACAGGCAAGCCCGTCGTATTTGGCCGAACCTGCCGACTATCCGGGTACGATGTACGAGACCGTCTTGATTCCGACCGACGGAAGCGACGAGTCCCGGGCGGCCATCGATCACGGAATCGCGCTCGCGGACCAGCTCGGTGCGTCCGTTCACGGGATCTCGATCGTTCCCGAGGGCCCACACAGCGCGATGAAACGAGACGAACTTCGTGCCGAGCCAGAGGAGGAGGCCCGCGAATCTAACCAACTCGTCGAAACCGCCGCAGAACGTGCGGGTATCGACGTGACAACCGGCGTTCGCGAGGGCGTTCCGCAGGAAGCGATTCTCGAGTACGCAACGGAGATCGACGCCGATATGATCGTGATCGGGACCGTCGGGCGGACGGGACTCGACCACGTGTTGCTCGGCAGCGTGGCCGAAGAGGTCGTTCGTAATTCGCCCATCCCCGTCGTAACGGTTCGACCAACCGAGTGA
- a CDS encoding GNAT family N-acetyltransferase, whose product MAFSEELEFGHEDRKRIYEYVERKGAVDPEAVCQDLRIDPGGFRHHVAILKRDGRLQSEAGKLRVTIDAGAREEYVTEAFEFHIRPARQEDLSGIVGAIRQVAEEKTYIVAESVADAIDHESALLRYNEIESRMFFVATVENEVVGWVHLNAPELDKLSHTAELTVGVIEEYRNNGLGAHLLSRGLEWAGANGYEKVYQSVPSVNEEAIDFLESHDWETEAVRADHYKLNGEYADEVMMAIEL is encoded by the coding sequence ATGGCCTTCAGCGAAGAACTCGAGTTCGGACACGAGGACCGCAAACGCATCTACGAGTACGTCGAGCGAAAGGGGGCCGTCGATCCCGAAGCCGTCTGTCAGGATCTTCGTATCGACCCTGGCGGGTTTCGCCACCACGTTGCCATCCTCAAGCGGGACGGTCGCCTCCAGTCAGAAGCGGGCAAACTCAGGGTAACGATCGACGCGGGCGCTCGAGAGGAGTACGTTACCGAAGCATTCGAATTTCACATCCGGCCGGCGAGACAGGAAGACCTGTCCGGAATCGTCGGGGCGATCCGACAGGTCGCCGAGGAGAAGACCTACATCGTCGCCGAGAGCGTCGCGGACGCAATCGACCACGAAAGCGCGTTGCTCCGCTACAACGAGATCGAATCGCGGATGTTCTTCGTCGCGACGGTCGAAAACGAAGTCGTCGGGTGGGTCCATCTCAACGCACCGGAACTGGACAAATTGAGCCACACCGCAGAGCTAACCGTCGGCGTCATCGAGGAGTACCGGAACAACGGACTCGGTGCACACCTGCTCTCGAGAGGACTCGAGTGGGCCGGAGCCAACGGCTACGAAAAAGTCTACCAGAGCGTTCCCTCGGTGAACGAGGAGGCGATCGACTTCCTCGAATCTCACGACTGGGAAACGGAGGCCGTCCGAGCGGACCATTACAAACTCAACGGCGAGTACGCCGACGAGGTCATGATGGCCATCGAACTGTAG
- a CDS encoding cupredoxin domain-containing protein, translating into MTSDDTLSRRRMIQYTGAAAATALVAGCGSSGGGDDGGGGDGGGGGGDGGSGNGGGETDVSAWEDVEEIELEGQTSGWVGVAPDPIADEENPTLVLFNGQEYTISFENTDGQEHNLQILNGDGDVVDDYETDSISSEGETATLEGVQASDEMTNYICEPHESTMDGQIQIEENGGGGGGGGSGNESEDGNESDGEMGNESASGTGNESDGGTDNESEDGMGNESDGNESE; encoded by the coding sequence ATGACATCCGATGATACACTGTCCCGACGACGGATGATTCAGTATACAGGTGCCGCCGCGGCGACCGCGCTCGTCGCTGGCTGTGGCAGTAGTGGCGGCGGTGACGATGGGGGTGGCGGCGATGGTGGTGGTGGTGGCGGCGATGGCGGCAGTGGGAACGGTGGTGGCGAGACTGACGTTTCAGCGTGGGAAGACGTCGAAGAAATCGAACTCGAGGGCCAGACCTCGGGCTGGGTCGGCGTCGCGCCCGATCCGATCGCCGACGAAGAGAACCCGACGTTGGTGCTTTTCAACGGTCAGGAGTACACGATTTCGTTCGAGAACACTGACGGGCAGGAACACAATCTGCAGATCCTCAACGGTGATGGCGACGTCGTCGACGACTACGAAACCGACAGCATTTCGAGCGAAGGCGAAACCGCGACGCTCGAGGGCGTCCAGGCCAGCGACGAGATGACGAACTACATCTGCGAACCCCACGAGAGCACGATGGACGGACAGATTCAGATCGAAGAGAACGGCGGCGGAGGCGGTGGCGGCGGCAGCGGTAACGAATCCGAGGACGGCAACGAGTCCGACGGCGAAATGGGCAACGAATCAGCGAGCGGAACGGGCAACGAATCGGATGGCGGTACCGACAACGAATCCGAAGACGGAATGGGCAACGAAAGCGACGGAAACGAATCCGAATAG
- the mce gene encoding methylmalonyl-CoA epimerase encodes MHFDHAGIATDDADSLAALYADCFGLEIAHEEEFDGLRVVFLECGSGYFELLEPIEEGTIARYLETQGSGIHHLALATDDLERALERTREYDVTLIDEEPRPGAWGHSVAFLHPSDTGGILIELVEH; translated from the coding sequence ATGCACTTCGACCACGCAGGAATCGCGACCGACGATGCAGACTCTCTCGCCGCGCTGTACGCCGATTGCTTCGGCCTCGAGATCGCACACGAAGAGGAGTTCGACGGACTCCGCGTCGTCTTCCTCGAGTGCGGGTCGGGGTACTTCGAACTCCTCGAACCGATCGAGGAGGGAACGATCGCCCGATACCTCGAGACCCAAGGGTCCGGAATTCATCACCTCGCATTGGCAACTGACGATCTCGAGCGAGCGCTCGAGCGCACACGCGAGTACGATGTCACACTCATCGACGAGGAGCCACGGCCCGGCGCGTGGGGCCACTCGGTCGCGTTCCTCCATCCGTCGGATACGGGCGGTATTTTGATCGAACTCGTCGAACACTGA
- a CDS encoding FAD-binding oxidoreductase has product MTYDCSFLADLPLEDDQRSFAKSRRETHAADWGTEDSTRAVVPDAVVYPHSTADVSTVLAAATERGVPVTPYAAGTGLEGGAVPAAAGISLDLTEMDRVVEYRPEDFQIDVEPGILGSTVNEAAGDDGLFFPPLPSSGDISTIGGMIATDASGMQTVKYGEIADWILRLEAVLADGTVIETGSRAVKTSSGYNLTDLLVGSEGTLGVITEATLELAGRPAQVRGGRAIFGALEDATSAVSDAVRAGVDVAKIEVVDGLSARMANEYFGMDLPDAPMVFLEFHADHGVGEEIEFCRTIFEEHDVLRFETSRDDEMADLWQARRELAYAVVSYDPDLEPIQPGDVTVPISRYPEIVRTAKRLGAEHDLLVPCYGHAGDGNLHYTALVDYDDPAHLERCKEVYSRVVDRAIALGGTATGEHGIGLGKRDYLEDEHGSQAVDAMKAIKRTFDPDGILNPGKIFPEHTDRTEGRSR; this is encoded by the coding sequence ATGACGTACGATTGCTCGTTTCTCGCGGATCTGCCGCTCGAGGACGATCAGCGTTCGTTCGCAAAGAGCCGCCGCGAAACCCACGCTGCCGACTGGGGAACCGAGGATTCGACTCGCGCGGTCGTTCCCGATGCGGTCGTCTATCCGCACTCAACCGCCGACGTTTCGACGGTTCTCGCGGCGGCGACCGAGCGTGGCGTTCCCGTGACGCCCTACGCCGCCGGGACGGGACTCGAGGGCGGTGCCGTCCCCGCCGCGGCCGGAATCAGCCTCGATCTCACGGAGATGGACCGCGTCGTGGAGTACCGGCCCGAGGACTTTCAGATCGACGTCGAACCCGGAATCCTCGGATCGACGGTCAACGAGGCCGCTGGCGACGACGGACTCTTTTTCCCACCGCTGCCTTCCTCCGGCGACATTTCGACGATCGGCGGGATGATCGCCACCGACGCCAGCGGGATGCAGACCGTCAAGTACGGCGAGATAGCCGACTGGATACTCCGTCTCGAGGCCGTCCTCGCCGACGGAACCGTCATCGAAACCGGCTCGCGAGCGGTCAAAACCTCGAGCGGCTACAACCTGACGGACCTGCTGGTCGGGAGCGAGGGGACCCTCGGCGTGATCACCGAGGCGACGCTCGAACTCGCCGGCCGACCGGCGCAGGTCCGCGGCGGTCGAGCGATCTTCGGGGCGCTCGAGGACGCCACCAGCGCGGTTTCCGACGCCGTTCGAGCGGGCGTCGACGTCGCGAAAATCGAGGTCGTCGACGGGTTGAGCGCGAGGATGGCAAACGAGTACTTCGGGATGGACCTGCCCGACGCGCCGATGGTCTTCCTCGAGTTTCACGCGGATCACGGCGTCGGCGAGGAGATCGAATTCTGTCGGACGATCTTCGAGGAGCACGACGTTTTGCGGTTCGAAACGAGTCGCGACGACGAGATGGCCGACCTGTGGCAAGCCCGCCGCGAACTCGCCTACGCCGTCGTCTCATACGATCCCGACCTCGAGCCGATTCAGCCCGGCGACGTGACGGTTCCGATCAGTCGATACCCCGAAATCGTCCGGACGGCCAAACGTCTGGGCGCTGAACACGATCTGCTCGTCCCGTGTTACGGGCACGCCGGCGACGGTAACCTCCACTACACCGCGCTTGTCGATTACGACGACCCGGCCCACCTCGAGCGGTGCAAGGAGGTCTACTCGCGGGTCGTCGATCGGGCGATCGCCCTCGGCGGAACCGCGACGGGCGAACACGGCATCGGACTCGGCAAACGCGACTATCTCGAGGACGAACACGGCAGCCAAGCCGTGGACGCGATGAAAGCGATCAAGCGGACGTTCGACCCGGACGGGATTCTCAACCCCGGAAAGATATTCCCGGAACACACGGACCGCACCGAGGGACGAAGCCGGTGA
- a CDS encoding DUF7344 domain-containing protein yields the protein MGVGGENEFRRRESTETVSPIEADGRLEAVSKDDAFHLLQTSRRRDVVRYLQGRNGPIELRDLAEQVAAWEQGTTIDSLSSSERQRVYISLYQTHLPKLDEHDIVDYDKNRGIIERCQRATQLESYLEVDPLRSNPDPWPRRYGATVILCIILAGITTREFGFSPSTWLTLLVLAAVGAVTVGHWWSKRVDFEQLSARS from the coding sequence ATGGGTGTTGGTGGCGAAAACGAATTCCGACGACGCGAATCGACCGAGACGGTTTCGCCGATCGAAGCGGACGGACGTCTCGAGGCTGTATCGAAAGACGACGCGTTCCACCTCTTACAGACCAGTCGACGCCGCGACGTGGTTCGATATCTACAGGGTCGTAACGGCCCGATCGAACTGCGCGACCTCGCAGAACAGGTCGCCGCCTGGGAGCAGGGGACGACGATCGACTCGCTTTCCTCCTCGGAGCGCCAGCGTGTCTACATTTCGTTGTACCAGACACACCTTCCGAAACTCGACGAACACGACATCGTCGACTACGACAAGAATCGCGGAATCATCGAGCGATGTCAACGGGCGACGCAACTCGAGTCCTACCTCGAGGTCGACCCGCTCCGATCGAACCCGGATCCGTGGCCCCGTCGATACGGAGCGACTGTGATCCTCTGTATAATTCTTGCTGGTATTACTACGCGTGAGTTCGGATTTTCGCCGTCGACGTGGCTCACCCTGCTCGTGCTCGCTGCGGTCGGAGCCGTCACCGTCGGCCACTGGTGGTCGAAACGGGTTGATTTCGAGCAGCTATCGGCCCGATCGTGA